The sequence below is a genomic window from Streptococcus oralis.
CAACATTGAGACGATCAATAGACATGTAAGAAAAAGGAAAAAAATGACAGAAGAAATCAAAAACCAACAGGCACAGGATTATGATGCCAGTCAAATTCAAGTTTTAGAAGGTCTGGAAGCCGTTCGTATGCGTCCAGGTATGTATATCGGATCGACCGCTAAAGAGGGGCTTCACCACCTAGTCTGGGAAATTGTTGATAATTCTATTGACGAGGCCTTGGCTGGATTTGCCAGTCATATCCAAGTCTTTATCGAACCAGATGATTCCATTACCGTTGTGGATGACGGTCGTGGAATTCCTGTTGACATTCAGGAAAAGACGGGACGTCCTGCTGTTGAGACAGTCTTTACGGTTCTTCACGCTGGAGGAAAATTCGGCGGTGGCGGGTATAAGGTATCAGGTGGTCTCCACGGAGTGGGTTCATCAGTAGTAAACGCTCTTTCAACGCAACTAGATGTCCACGTTCACAAAAACGGCAAAATTCATTACCAAGAATACCGTCGTGGTCATGTTGTTGCTGATCTTGAGGTCGTTGGAGATACAGATAAAACAGGAACAACAGTTCACTTCACACCAGACCCAGAGATTTTTACAGAAACAACGACTTTTGACTTTGAAAAATTAAACAAACGTGTTCAAGAATTAGCCTTTTTGAACCGAGGACTTCGAATTTCAATTACAGACAAGCGTGAAGGTCTCGAACAAACCAAGCATTATCACTATGAAGGTGGAATTGCTAGCTACGTTGAGTATATCAACGAAAATAAGGATGTTATCTTTGACAAACCAATCTATACAGATGGTGAAATGGATGATATCACAGTTGAAGTAGCCATGCAGTACACAACCGGTTACCACGAAAACGTCATGAGTTTCGCCAATAACATTCACACCCATGAAGGTGGTACGCATGAGCAAGGTTTCCGTACAGCACTGACGCGTGTTATCAACGATTATGCCCGCAAGAATAAACTGCTAAAAGACAATGAAGACAACCTGACAGGGGAAGATGTTCGTGAAGGTTTGACTGCTGTTATCTCAGTCAAGCACCCTAATCCTCAGTTTGAAGGACAAACCAAGACCAAACTGGGAAATAGCGAAGTTGTTAAGATTACCAATCGCCTCTTCAGCGATGCCTTTTCTGATTTTCTCATGGAAAATCCACAGATTGCTAAGCGCATCGTGGAAAAAGGGATTTTGGCTGCCAAGGCTCGTGTAGCTGCCAAGCGTGCGCGTGAAGTCACTCGTAAGAAATCTGGCTTGGAAATTTCTAATCTCCCAGGAAAACTAGCGGATTGTTCTTCAAATAACCCTGCGGAAACAGAACTCTTTATCGTTGAGGGAGACTCAGCTGGTGGGTCAGCTAAATCTGGTCGTAACCGTGAATTCCAAGCTATCCTTCCAATTCGTGGTAAGATCTTGAACGTTGAAAAAGCTAGCATGGATAAAATCCTTGCAAACGAAGAAATTCGGAGTCTCTTCACAGCCATGGGGACAGGATTTGGTGCAGAATTTGATGTCACTAAGGCTCGTTACCAAAAACTCGTTTTGATGACTGATGCCGATGTCGATGGAGCCCACATTCGGACCCTCTTGCTAACTTTGATTTACCGCTACATGAAACCAATTCTAGAAGCTGGTTATGTTTATATTGCCCAGCCACCGATTTATGGGGTTAAAGTCGGAAGTGAGATTAAAGAATACATCCAGCCAGGTGCAGATCAAGAAATTAAACTCCAAGAAGCCTTAGCACGTCATAGTGAAGGGCGTTTAAAACCAACCATCCAACGTTATAAAGGTCTGGGAGAAATGGATGATCACCAATTGTGGGAAACAACCATGGATCCAGAACATCGCTTGATGGCGCGTGTTTCGGTAGATGATGCTGCCGAAGCAGATAAAATCTTTGATATGTTGATGGGAGATCGAGTAGAACCTCGTCGCGAATTTATCGAAGAAAATGCCGTTTACAGTACCCTTGACGTCTAAAAAATGTGGGAAATAGTTCCCATGACCTAAAAAATATGATATAATCAATACGATTGTTTCTAGTATAAAAGGAGTTTGATATGTCTAATGGACAACTAATTTATCTAATGGTTGCGATTGCAGTCATTTTGATTCTGGCTTATGTAGCGGCAATCTTCCTACGTAAGCGTAATGTAAGTAGATTGACGGCCCTCGAAGAAAGAAAAGAAGAACTCTACAACCTTCCTGTAAATGATGAGGTTGAAGCGGTTAAAAACATGCATTTGATTGGTCAAAGTCAGGTAACCTTCCGTGAATGGAATCAAAAATGGGTTGATTTATCGCTCAACTCATTTGCTGATATTGAAAATAACCTGTTTGAGGCTGAAGGCTACAATAATTCTTTTCGCTTTTTCAAAGCGACTCACCAAATCGATCAAATCGAAAGTCAAATTGATTTAATTGAAGAAGACATTGCGGCGATTCGCAATGCGCTTTCAGAGCTTGAAAAACAAGAGTCTAAGAATAGCGGACGTGTTCTGCATGCTTTGGACTTATTTGAAAATCTGCAACATACCGTAGCAGAAAATTCGGAACAGTATGGTAAAGCCCTTCCTGAAATTGAGAAACAATTGGAAAATATCCAGTCAGAGTTTTCTCAATTTGTAACCTTGAACTCTTCAGGTGACCCAGTTGAAGCTGCAGCAATTCTTGATTCAACTGAAAATCATATTCTCGCTTTGACACATATCGTTGATCGTGTTCCATCTCTCGTGAAGACTTTGTCAACAGAACTTCCAGAACAATTGGAAGATTTGGAGGAAGGCTACCGTAAACTCTTGGATGCTAATTATCACTTCACTGAAACGGACATCGAGTCACGCTTCCAACTTTTACATGAATCCTTGAAAAATAATCAAGAAAACATCCGCCAGTTGGAATTGGATAATGCAGAGTATGAAAATACACAAATCCAAGAAGAGATTAATGCGCTCTACGATATCTTCACGCGTGAAATAGCTGCCCAAAAAGTCGTTGAAAGTCTCCTTTCAACGCTTCCAACCTACCTCAATCACTTGAAAGAAAATAATCAGGTTTTGGTACAAGATCTTGAACGCTTGAATAAAACCTATCTTCTCCCAGAAAGTGATGGGAACCATGTCCGCCGTCTTCAAGCTGAATTGTCAGGGCTTGATACAGCGATCACAGAGGCAACTGAAGATCAGACAGAACCTACTCAAGCCTACTCTGTTTTAGAGGAGCAGTTTAGTTCACTTCAAAGTAATCTAAAAGACATTGAAGACGAACAAGTTTCTGTTAGTGAACGCCTAGCTCAAATCGAAAAAGACGACATCAATGCTCGTCAAAAAGCAAATGTCTATGTGAACCGTTTGCATACTATCAAACGTTACATGGAGAAGAGAAACTTGCCGGGTATTCCTCAAAGTTTCTTGAAACTTTTCTTCACTGCAAGCCATAACACAGAAGATCTGATGGCAGAGTTAGAACAAGCACAAGTTAATATTGAATCAGTTAAACGAATTCTTGAAATTACGACTCATGACATGGAGGCTCTTGAAACAGAAACCTACAATATTGTTCAATACGCGACTTTGACGGAGCAACTCTTGCAGTATTCAAACCGTTACCGTTCATTTGATGAGCGTATCCAGCAAGCTTTCAATGAAGCACTTGAAATTTTTGAAAAAGAATTTGACTACAAGGCATCATTTGAGAAGATTTCTCAGGCCTTGGAAGTTGCAGAACCAGGAGTCACAAATCGCTTTGTTTCTTCTTATGAAAAAACACGTGAAGCGATTCGCTTCTAATACCTGAAAAGCTTAGATCATCTAGGCTTTTTATTATTTCTTTCAAAAATAGAAGAATATCGATTTATCATTGAAATTATAGTTCTGATTTGATATGATGGAGGTATGAAGAAAAATAGAGAGAAGCGTGTTTCCCACGATAAAAAGAGAAATGTATTACTGGTTTTAGTAGGTATTTTAAGTCTTGCTATGCTCTGCCTAGGTGGCGTGATTGGTTACAAGATTTTGCAGAAACAGTCCTATGAACAGAAAATTGAAACCTTAAAAAATGAAAAAGATCAACAATTCAACGTAGGCAGTCAGAGAGACCATTTCCGAAAAGGTCAAGCTGAAGTGATTGTCTACTACCCTCTTCAAGGAGAGGAAGTCATTGCGCCTGTTAGAGAAAAGATCAACCAGGATATTAAGGAAAAGCTGGAAGATAAAGAAGATTTGGTTTTTTATTATACGGAGCAGTTGGATCCCGTCCTAAAGGGAGTTGTGGCTCGTAATATTAGTAAGCAAGTTTACGATTTGTCTGCAGCAAAGGTTGAAGAAAAAGAAAAGACTTCTTTAGGAAAAATTTTCTTGACAGAAGACGGTAAAACTTTTACTCTTAGTCAATTTTTCAAAGATGCGACCAAGGCTAAGGAACTCTTGCTGAGTCAAATCAAAGCAACCCTAGAAGATAAGAAACTTAACCAGACAAAAATTGATCAGGTCCTAAAAAACTTTACAGACCAAGATTTGTCGTCATGGAGCTTTGATTATAAAGATAGCCAACTCATTCTTTATCCAGCGAACTCAAGAGAGGCTCTGGAGGAAATTGCTTTACCAATATCCAGTTTCTTTGATGTTATTGAGTCATCCTATTTGCTTGAGAAAGATGCTGAACTTTACCAAGCTTACTTTGCTCAGAAAAATAAAAAAGTTGTAGCCTTGACTTTTGATGATGGTCCAAATCCATCTACAACTACTCAGGCTTTGGATACCTTGGCTAAGTATGGTGTAAAGGCAACCTTTTTTGTACTTGGTAAAAACATCGCGGGTAATGAAGAACTTCTGAAACGAATGAAATCGGAAGGCCATGTTGTAGGAAACCATAGCTGGGATCATCCCGTTCTTTCCAAATTGTCTCTGGAAGATGCTAAAAAACAAATCACGGATACGGAAGATTCCTTGACAAAGGTTTTAGGTTCGAGTTCTAAACTTATGCGACCTCCTTACGGAGCGATTACAGATGATATTCGTAATAGTCTGGATTTGAGTTTTATCATGTGGAATGTAGATAGTTTGGACTGGAAGAGCAAGAATGAATCTGCTATTTTAACAGAGATTCAGCATCAAGTTCGTAATGGATCGATTGTTCTTATGCATGATATTCATGGCGCTACAGTTAATGCTCTTCCAAAGATTATAGAATATCTAAAAGAGCAAGGTTATACGTTTGTAACGATTCCGGAAATGCTTAATTCTCGCTTGAAAGCTCACGAAATGTATTACGACCGTGATCAATGATTTTAAAATCTAAAGGAGCAAATGTGCTGATAATCAGGACTTTGTTTCTTTAGATTTTCTTCACATAGAAAGGAAAAACGATGAAGTCTTACACCCTTAATAATGGAATTTCAATTCCTGTACTAGGATTTGGAACATGGAAAGCTGAAAGTGGAGAGGTGGCCTACCAAGCTGTTTTAGAAGCCTTAAAGGCTGGTTATCGTCATATCGATACTGCGACCATCTATCGAAATGAGGAGAGCGTTGGCCGTGCTATACGAGATAGCGGTATTCCACGTCAAGAAATCTTTGTAACGACCAAACTTTGGAATACCAATCACAGCTATGAAGAAGCTCGCCAAGCTTTTGAGGAATCAATGGAAAAACTGGGATTGGATTATCTAGACTTGTACCTTATCCATTGGCCAAATCCAAAACCACTAAGAGAAAATGACGAATGGAAAACTCGCAATGCTGAAGTCTGGAGAGCGATGGAGGAACTTTACAAAGAAGGCAAGATTCGTGCTATCGGAGTTAGTAATTTTCTCCCTCATCATCTGGATGCTTTGCTTGAGACAGCAAGAGTCATTCCAGCGGTTAATCAGGTGCGCTTAGCGCCAGGTGTTTATCAAGAGGAAGTAGTTGCATACTGTAAAGAGAAAGGAATTCTCCTAGAGGCTTGGGGACCTTTTGGGCAAGGGGAGTTGTTTGAACAGAAGGAAGTCCAAGAAATTGCTGCAAAGCATGGGAAGTCAGTAGCTCAAATCGCCTTGGCTTGGAGTTTATCAGAAGGCTTCTTACCTCTACCTAAGTCAGTAACGTCTTCTCGCATCCAGAGCAATCTTGACTGTTTTGGGATTGAACTCAGTAAAGGAGAGCGAGAGATCTTAAAGACTATCTCAGTGATTTCTGGCGCACCTCGTGTGGATGAGATGGATTTTTAGAAAGTAAGAAAAAGAATTGTAAATTTTCTCTCTTTCTGATATAATAATCAACAAGAAAGAAAGTTTTATGGCGTTCTTCAAGCGAGCTTGGGATAGTGGGAGCCAAGTAGGACAAGGTAAGAAACTGGCGCTTTCTGTCGTATTTAAAAAAACAATGAAGTAATAAATTAGGGTGGAACCGCGTTTCTGACGCCCCTAGTCGCAAGACTTGGGTGTTGAAATTCGGTTCTTTTTGAATTTGATCTAATACCTAAGTAGAAAGGAGCATAATGCTTAAAGGATCTTGTTTATGCAAAGCAGTGACCTACACTTTAGATGAGGAATTGTCGGAATTAGTTTTTTGTCATTGCTCATTCTGTCGGAAAGCAACTGCATCTGCTTATACAGTGAATGCCAAAGTTAGCAGCAAAAATTTAGTATTGTATGGAGAAAAGAGTTTAGTTACTTATAGTTCATCTCCAGGGAAACAACGCTATTACTGCCAGAACTGTCACAGTCAAATTTTCACTATTCAAGAAGATGTAACAGAAGTTTGTGCTTTGAAATTGGGTACAGTAGATGAATGCAATCAGAATTTACAAACTGTTCCTAAACGTCATATTTTTCAGGATCCAGCTTTTTCTTGGTTGCTTGATAAATAAATTTAAAAAGATAATATAAACTAAAGGAGTATTCAATGTCTAAGAAATTAACATTTCACTGCGTCAGTGGCAGAGACCTCCTTACAGTCGGGCTGCCCCACGTTCAGCACTAGGGTGCTGAGCTAGACGCAGTACTAACTCGTCTTGCCTCGTATAATCGACGAGGCAGACTCGTTCGCAAGAAATCATTTTTTATTAAGGAGTATTCAATGTCTAAGAAATTAACATTTCACTGCGTCAGTGGCAGAGACCTCCTTATAGTCGGGCTGCCCCACGCTCAGCACTAGAGTGCCTGAACTAGACGCAGTACTAACTCGTCTTGCCTCGTATGATCGACGAGGCAGACTAGTGTCGCAAGTAATTTATAAAAAAAGGAGTAAATAATGTCTAAAAAATTGACTTTCCACTGCGTCAGTAGCATAGACCTCCTTACAGTCGGACTGCCCCACGCTCAGCACTAGGGTGCTGAGCTAGACGCAGTACTAACTCGTCTTGCCTCGTATAATCGACGAGGCAAACTCGTGTCGCAAGAAAACATTTTTTATTAAGGAGTATTCAATGTCTAAGAAATTAACATTTCAAGAAATTATTTTGACTTTGCAACAATTTTGGAATGACCAAGGTTGTATGCTTATGCAGGCTTATGATAATGAAAAAGGTGCGGGAACGATGAGTCCTTACACCTTCCTTCGTGCTATCGGTCCTGAGCCATGGAATGCAGCGTATGTAGAGC
It includes:
- the pgdA gene encoding peptidoglycan-N-acetylglucosamine deacetylase PgdA, which codes for MKKNREKRVSHDKKRNVLLVLVGILSLAMLCLGGVIGYKILQKQSYEQKIETLKNEKDQQFNVGSQRDHFRKGQAEVIVYYPLQGEEVIAPVREKINQDIKEKLEDKEDLVFYYTEQLDPVLKGVVARNISKQVYDLSAAKVEEKEKTSLGKIFLTEDGKTFTLSQFFKDATKAKELLLSQIKATLEDKKLNQTKIDQVLKNFTDQDLSSWSFDYKDSQLILYPANSREALEEIALPISSFFDVIESSYLLEKDAELYQAYFAQKNKKVVALTFDDGPNPSTTTQALDTLAKYGVKATFFVLGKNIAGNEELLKRMKSEGHVVGNHSWDHPVLSKLSLEDAKKQITDTEDSLTKVLGSSSKLMRPPYGAITDDIRNSLDLSFIMWNVDSLDWKSKNESAILTEIQHQVRNGSIVLMHDIHGATVNALPKIIEYLKEQGYTFVTIPEMLNSRLKAHEMYYDRDQ
- a CDS encoding aldo/keto reductase produces the protein MKSYTLNNGISIPVLGFGTWKAESGEVAYQAVLEALKAGYRHIDTATIYRNEESVGRAIRDSGIPRQEIFVTTKLWNTNHSYEEARQAFEESMEKLGLDYLDLYLIHWPNPKPLRENDEWKTRNAEVWRAMEELYKEGKIRAIGVSNFLPHHLDALLETARVIPAVNQVRLAPGVYQEEVVAYCKEKGILLEAWGPFGQGELFEQKEVQEIAAKHGKSVAQIALAWSLSEGFLPLPKSVTSSRIQSNLDCFGIELSKGEREILKTISVISGAPRVDEMDF
- a CDS encoding GFA family protein; amino-acid sequence: MLKGSCLCKAVTYTLDEELSELVFCHCSFCRKATASAYTVNAKVSSKNLVLYGEKSLVTYSSSPGKQRYYCQNCHSQIFTIQEDVTEVCALKLGTVDECNQNLQTVPKRHIFQDPAFSWLLDK
- the gyrB gene encoding DNA topoisomerase (ATP-hydrolyzing) subunit B; translated protein: MTEEIKNQQAQDYDASQIQVLEGLEAVRMRPGMYIGSTAKEGLHHLVWEIVDNSIDEALAGFASHIQVFIEPDDSITVVDDGRGIPVDIQEKTGRPAVETVFTVLHAGGKFGGGGYKVSGGLHGVGSSVVNALSTQLDVHVHKNGKIHYQEYRRGHVVADLEVVGDTDKTGTTVHFTPDPEIFTETTTFDFEKLNKRVQELAFLNRGLRISITDKREGLEQTKHYHYEGGIASYVEYINENKDVIFDKPIYTDGEMDDITVEVAMQYTTGYHENVMSFANNIHTHEGGTHEQGFRTALTRVINDYARKNKLLKDNEDNLTGEDVREGLTAVISVKHPNPQFEGQTKTKLGNSEVVKITNRLFSDAFSDFLMENPQIAKRIVEKGILAAKARVAAKRAREVTRKKSGLEISNLPGKLADCSSNNPAETELFIVEGDSAGGSAKSGRNREFQAILPIRGKILNVEKASMDKILANEEIRSLFTAMGTGFGAEFDVTKARYQKLVLMTDADVDGAHIRTLLLTLIYRYMKPILEAGYVYIAQPPIYGVKVGSEIKEYIQPGADQEIKLQEALARHSEGRLKPTIQRYKGLGEMDDHQLWETTMDPEHRLMARVSVDDAAEADKIFDMLMGDRVEPRREFIEENAVYSTLDV
- the ezrA gene encoding septation ring formation regulator EzrA; protein product: MSNGQLIYLMVAIAVILILAYVAAIFLRKRNVSRLTALEERKEELYNLPVNDEVEAVKNMHLIGQSQVTFREWNQKWVDLSLNSFADIENNLFEAEGYNNSFRFFKATHQIDQIESQIDLIEEDIAAIRNALSELEKQESKNSGRVLHALDLFENLQHTVAENSEQYGKALPEIEKQLENIQSEFSQFVTLNSSGDPVEAAAILDSTENHILALTHIVDRVPSLVKTLSTELPEQLEDLEEGYRKLLDANYHFTETDIESRFQLLHESLKNNQENIRQLELDNAEYENTQIQEEINALYDIFTREIAAQKVVESLLSTLPTYLNHLKENNQVLVQDLERLNKTYLLPESDGNHVRRLQAELSGLDTAITEATEDQTEPTQAYSVLEEQFSSLQSNLKDIEDEQVSVSERLAQIEKDDINARQKANVYVNRLHTIKRYMEKRNLPGIPQSFLKLFFTASHNTEDLMAELEQAQVNIESVKRILEITTHDMEALETETYNIVQYATLTEQLLQYSNRYRSFDERIQQAFNEALEIFEKEFDYKASFEKISQALEVAEPGVTNRFVSSYEKTREAIRF